The genomic stretch TTGAAAGGAGTTGGTTGGACTTGGTTGGACTCCCTCTTGGTTATCTAATGATATTGCTTATATGTCTCttctctatttatttatttattttacaatacTTTTTTTATAGTAGACTCACCGACTATACTAtatgtacactaaaatcagctattaatataaaatatatattggaatataaatacacattaaaaataactaaataacacatatatttatacacaaatacataataattaattttagtggttaattttaatatataaatagcATTTTTGAAGACCCACTATTCCTTGCCCTATATATATGATGTATCTTAACATTAATATTATTTCATTTACAACCATATATCCTGATATTCAAATatgcaagaaaataaaacattgaTCAATATCTGAAACAAGTAATAAGGGAAAAATATGAGTGAATATTCCACCCAAATTTTGACAATTATCTCAAAAAAACTATGAGGCCTTCCAAAAAAAATACCCAATTCAGTCTCAGATCTTTTTTTTAGGAACTGATTAGCTCCTGTGCTAAAAAAAAACATTGGCATGatcattttttgaaaataaaaaaaaatggtttccgttcttttctaatttttgtTAAAGATTCTTCATAAAATCCAGCCCAGTGGCTTGGTATACAAACAGGCCCATTGGCCCTTATCATCACAACAATAATTCATTTCTcttataccaaaaaaaaaaaataataattcatttctctttattttcccacttttgggaattttttttcattctttgcTTATATTTTGTTAATGAAATCATGAATACCATTTCTGGGGTTACAAACGGGAAATAAAGCAAAGCCGAATGGACaagtttcatgattttttcaTGAGAATCGTTATTCTGTTCAGCCCACAAgaaggcataaaataaatacagaATATTTGTAAACCCCCTATCTCAATTTTGTTATTGTAGAAGCAAATTCGAAGCATGAATGGTTgagaatatttttttctaacatGTCCCTTTGAATAACATAAAGAAGACAACACACCCATTCCACGGGTACCTGCCTTGCTCCAGAAAGTATTTACTTGCAATTTATGATCATGCTTGATATCAATGTGAAATAATAACAATCTTTGAAGCTCAATAACCCATCCAAGTTTTGAGCATTTGGTCATGAAATCACAAAGAAAATGGAGCCACAAAACCTAATAACCACTTCAAAATCTTGCCATGTCCAAACTTTCCAGAAAGTCACAATCTTTATTCATCACATAAGATTTATTCATTTTTCCTTCAAGGAGGTCCTAGTGGAGCTAGGGGATGGAATAAGAGATAAACATGCTAAGAACTAACCTATCTCAACACTAACAACTCCAAATACAAGGATATTAAGAGAGTGATGCTACTTATAGATCACTACAGCAGATTTACTCAAATTTGTAGTGCTTGTCTACACCAACAGACACATCCCAAGTGCAACTCATCCCTTTTGGAAACACAACCAAGTCACCGGCGCCAATCTCAACTGACTCATCTGCCCCACTTGGTGTAACCTTCACCTTCCCTTCCAAAAGATAGCAAGTCTCTTTGGCTTCATATGTCCATGGGAATTTGCTTGGAGGGCAACCCCATCTGTTTGTTTATCATAAAAATGTGAGACAAATAGCCAGAGCCATGCATTTGTATCAAGGGctaaaattcaatacaaaatattCATAGTGAAGACTTGAGAATGAGAAAGGTAATAAGAAAGACAGCTTCTTGCCAACTATATATCAAAGTTTCAAGGTGTGTCTGgtatggcgaaaaaaaaaaaaggcgaATGATTTTACAAATTAGCTTCATATGAGGAAATCCAAGACCAAGAAGCAAATAATTTCAGATACACTGAAATAAAATTGTAACCATCAATTCCATCACTCTATCAAACTTAACCATCACAAAATTCAATGACGGTGATGTGTCTTAGTTGAATTGAAGACACAAGGGCATACTGCACGGAACCTAATAATCACAAAAAATTGACACAGCAACATGGTCCATGGATCCTATACTCTAGTTTGGTTCCTAAAATATAGAACCATACAGAATTGTCTTCCCCATAAGATTAATGTTCACAGTCATAGTACAGAACAAGATTCATCCACCAAACCACAAGTCGATAACAAGAGTTGTATGGACTATGGAGTCATGGAGATATGTGGAAAAAAAACTGATTCAAATCAACATAAAACTAAAGATATAGATAAAGAGATGATGAAGCTTACTTAGGCCATTGCTTGACACCAAGTTCAGTGAGTTTTGTCTCAGGAGGGTTCCTCtcaaccttgatgccaagtttcTCTGTGACAGTAGCCATGCTTTCAGTCTCTGCTCTTACCCTACCTACTCTCCTCCTACTAGTTGATGGAAAATGAACCCAGTTAGCACCAGTGTGTCTGGTTTGTGAGAAAAGTAGAGAGTTATTAGGTGATAAAGCGGCCACaatagatgatgatgatgatgatgatgatgccaTTGCAATAAAAGCTTGTTAGGAAAGGTTAAAGACTTGGTTGGTTTCTTGCTTCTTAGTCAAAAGTAATAGGTGGTGCTGTGGcaattataaatttattcttttGTTTTGGTTCACTCATTTCTCATCTTCTGCAGTTTGCTagaaaatcacaaaaacaacaaacaaattATTTATGTACAAGTGTTTTGGCTTATGTTGCATGCATACAGCTACAAACTAagaaaatttgtaaaatttGAAATAGGGATATGGCAATATAtacatgaaaaataataatagtaagtaataaataataataaattaaactcCCTCTACATAAAACAAATTCCATATAATAAAAACTAGACCTTAATAACAATTGAGAAAATATCTCAAGTTTACTATAAAACAAGCCAAAATCGACATTAAGCTGCAAGAACCCTACCAGAAATTAATAACAAGCTCAATGGTTAAACTTTGTGAAACAACCGATATTATTATGGTAAATACTTTATAACAAGAAATTTTACCAGAAAATGCTTTTTGCTAAGCGAAATGTGAAAAACTAGGTGTGTATTTGCCTATttggtttgtgtttttatttgctGTTTTTATTTCGAgtgttttctattttctgaatCTTGTgaagaaaaagtgaaaacagAAAAGTGAAATTCCTTCGCCCAATCCACAAAACAGAAAATactgaaaatgaaaaaaaataaaaacacaaaccGAAAGCATcctaaaatttttaatgtttatagTAACCCACAAGTAAAAAAACTTTGATTACCCACTTAGAATAGAAAAGCAATTCAGCAACAAATAAAGGGAAGTTATTGAATAGCTACCCATTCAGCTCAAATACTGAACATCGTAAAAGCTACGGGGAATAAAGAACTGCAGCGATGTGAAGTAGTAAAAGATTTTACCAACAAACACTGTTTCGAGCAAAAGAAAACATAAACGAATAGAATGGAGTAACTCACAGATATAGTTGAGTGTAGGGTTCATAAAATGACGGTTACAGAAAAATTATTTGTGGTTGAGTCGCCGGAGAAAGAAACCACCTTAGACAGTCACCGTCGTGGGGCTGCCTCCGCTCCTTTTGGAGTTATTCCGTGCAGCTGCGGACCCAAGAACCGGTGGACCTAATTGCCCTCTCTTAAGTTTTACTTAACCTCCAATTATTTTATTGAGGTAATAATTAATAAGCATAATAAACCCAACCAAAAAAACAATAAGCATAATAAACTATCTTTCCGAAAATATTTGAGTAATAACCTGAAAATGGATATAAACTAATTTAATGTGAATGTGATTGAATTAGTacttttttcaaataatttcaTTCCCTTTATACAGCTTCCTAATTTTTATTAGTAATGTTACATGTACAGTGTACATTTTGTGTGTTAAAAACAATTGATAAAAAtaaggaatatatatatatatatatatatatatatatatatatatatatatatatatatttatctatttcgGTCTTTAAGAAATTTTAAACTAGGCAGTTTAGtcttcaattaaaattaaaaattttaaattagataatttagttttcaattaaaattaattattttttttatttttaatatttaactaTGTAAATTATATTGGTCCCTTTTTTGCtttattttgttcatttttaaattttaacagaATTGTTCTATATTAAATTGTCACGTAAAACATTAAGTGTCATATGTATGAAAAAGttaaattaattcttaaaaaaattatagtcaatttgttcttttaaaatatttattaccAATTAAATTAATCTCCAAAATTATTCATTATAAGACAAAGAtattcattataaaaaaaatagactatcacaaatataaaaattgtttTAAGCTAAAATATTTACCTTTTGTTGATCATAGACAAAGTTCTATCCTTCAATAGTAATTACCTAAATCATCTTGCAATAACTAGAAAATCACTTTCAATTTTCCTTGATCTCACTATCTATTATAGCATATAAAATCATACAGAATTGATTATGAAAAATTGCAAACTTAAGAGAAAAAGTGAGGCTAATACTGAAAATGCTGGACAAGATAACGCTAATAAAATTAGCATATAGAATTATACAGAATTGATTAAGAAAAAATGCAAACCTAAGAAAAAAAGTGAGGCTAATACTAAAGATGCTGGACAAGATAATGCTAATGGAATTCTACCAAAAAGTGATGAAAAAACAAAGGGAATAGCTATTAAATTAGAGTACAAGAAATAGTAATTAAGACTAGAATATAAGTGAGTTTATGATAGTTAACTACTAGTAATATGAAGGATGTTGGAGTTGAAAGTAGATGTCTTCAACCTCAAACTCTTGTAACAACTAACAAAACTCATAATCCAAATCATTCTTGTGCAAGGAAATTTAGATCTAATCTCACTAATCAAAATTGGGTGACAGCTAAGTTGAAGAAGAGGTCGCTTATTTACCCTCACTTGACACATGGAAAGTTTTGATTATATAAATGTTGAATTTAATGTGATttgcagtaaaaaaaaaaaaaatagagctCTTAAACTAGTAAGGAAGAGATATGTTGGCAATGAGAAGGTTAGTATGAGAGTGATagtctaattttttaataataaatatttttgaaaactaatttgcCTCGTAATGAATAATTTTGGAGAGTAATTTCTTTCTAACAAGTGACAATTAATATTTTGGGACCAAATTGACTGTAATTTGTTCAGAGACCAATTTATCTTCTTTGTACATGTGACACTTAATATAACGACCAAACTTCCAACACATCATGATCGTATCAAAAGTAAGGCATTATTAACTTAATTTctttattatctatttaataTTGAATCTTTATGCGTTAATCTGTTGACAATTTACTAGAAAGTTAAAACTTTTTCATCAAGAACAAATAACACATATTCACAtacttaatattaataatacatTATAGTATTACATACAAAACCAATTGCAAATTATATGCTTCTGAATAAAGCTTCAACTAACAAggtgagaaaaaaataaatccTAACAACAACTCAACTCACAAACAAATTCTTCTATGTTTTTGCAGCTTCGCAATAAGCCTTCACACCTGTAACTGAAAGAGTTGGAAAGAAGGAGTAAAAATTGGGGAGTCCTTAATAAGGTCGAAGTAGCAATTAAATTCATTGATTATTTACTTCTTAGTAGACAATAATAGAAAACTAACAAGCAATATACAAACAAAGAATACACAGAAATATCACATCAGAAAGGCAAGACaataaacacacacacacacacacacacagaaaATATAGCACAAAGAAATATGCGCAAataagtatgatgcatgtctagtcctgatgcaggtaatgagctcacg from Arachis stenosperma cultivar V10309 chromosome 9, arast.V10309.gnm1.PFL2, whole genome shotgun sequence encodes the following:
- the LOC130951564 gene encoding uncharacterized protein LOC130951564 isoform X1, giving the protein MASSSSSSSSIVAALSPNNSLLFSQTRHTGANWVHFPSTSRRRVGRVRAETESMATVTEKLGIKVERNPPETKLTELGVKQWPKWGCPPSKFPWTYEAKETCYLLEGKVKVTPSGADESVEIGAGDLVVFPKGMSCTWDVSVGVDKHYKFE
- the LOC130951564 gene encoding uncharacterized protein LOC130951564 isoform X2; its protein translation is MATVTEKLGIKVERNPPETKLTELGVKQWPKWGCPPSKFPWTYEAKETCYLLEGKVKVTPSGADESVEIGAGDLVVFPKGMSCTWDVSVGVDKHYKFE